A segment of the Cotesia glomerata isolate CgM1 linkage group LG2, MPM_Cglom_v2.3, whole genome shotgun sequence genome:
TCAAATACCttctgaattaattttcattttaaatttcccatgtaaaatttctttattaaattttcttcataataatttaattgcaataaaattcggcctgtcaacttcagtgttattttcaaaattgattagttatgaaaataaatttagcagatattaaataattttcagaatttttttaaacaaataaattatggcaaaaaaaaaaattgatgtagaaatttaaaaaatgaaaaatgcaatttttttctgattttttggaacaaagtttgttaaaaaaaattaaaaaattatctaatgactgctaactttactGTCAtgattagttataaaaatattaaaagtcaGCTAATtccaatataattatttccatggtattataacaatttaatgaaaattaagttagccgacatttaaaaaaattttttttattgaaaaaattgtaacaaaaaaaataaaaaaaaactttcattcgtaaaaaactttaaaaattataagtgcaatttttaaaaaatatttttaagttctaatttaataaaagaaaaaaaattaaaaaattaaaaacgtcggctaactttagtattataaaaatttaaatttttcgcgCGTGCGCATAAACTAGTGGCGCCACCAATAGCTGAAAAAAATGAACCAATGAAATTAAAGTATAATGGCGTCATGTACCGGGCTGGACTTCTGCTTCCGCGTCGTATTTATTAGTAAGTCTGCTTGTACGGTTTAATTTGAACTAaacagttaataataaattacgcgTTGAGTTGACTGCAGTAGTATTCATAATTCGTCACTCGTTCTTAGCGGTACGTATCCATATACACACAACTAAccaatatatctatatacatatatatataaataggtATTTCATACATACACGTTGTACCCTCCTGTTTAGATTGAAATAGTGTGAAAATCCCCCAGGACTCACAGAGACCCAGAGACGCGGTGGTTACAGTCACGCCGAGTTCATGCAGATTTGTCATCCacgttttatttcatttatttctgCTGAGTAAAGTACGTTGAGAGTTTCCATTATTATAACcgtaaaaattatagttattcctattaatttataatttaattaataaattaaatatttcttagttaatagtgtgattaaatattaaagtgTGTCTTTAATTAACATCAgtgtttttatattaaaggTAACGTAAAATACTAAGTGAAAATGTCGACTAAATCGAGTAAAAAATCAACGGCATCATCGGCCGCGGCGTCGTCGAGTATAAACATGTCCAACGTTCAATCACCGCAGCCGAGCACGTCAACGCCGATCGGTCGGCGTCCAGGAAGTCCTCTTTCGCCAACCAGGTACTCTCGCCTCCAGGAGAAGCACGATCTCCAAAATTTGAATGATCGTCTCGCTTGTTACATCGAAAAAGTCCGACATTTAGAGACCGAAAATTCTCGGCTCACCAGAGAAGTCCAGACCAAGGAGGAGGTTGTCACCCGAGAGGTCTCTAATATTAAGTCTATGTACGAGCATGAATTATCAGATGCTAGGAAGCTTCTCGATGAGACCGCCAAGGAACGTGCGAAATTGGAAATCGATACCAAGAGGTTGTGGGACGACAACGAGGATTTCAAGGCCAagtgagtattttttttttattttcatgaaaattaaattagtcgacattgaaaaatttttggaattttttttattaaagaaattataaaaaaaattttatttgtagaaaACTTGATAAATTGTAAgtgcagttttttaaaaatatttttttcctctaatttaattaataaaaaaaaataaaaaattacaaacgttggctaatttttagtattattattttataaaaattaagttagctatctgaaaaattttggaattttttttattgaaaaaattataaaaaaaatttttatttgtaaaaaacttgataaattgttagtgcaatttaaaaaaaatatttttctcttctaatttaatttttaaaaaattaaaaacggctaactttagtattattattttatgaaaattaagttagcagacatcggaaaattttcagaattttttttattgaaaaaattattacaaaaaaaaattttttttaatttttatttgtagaaaactttaaaaattgtaagtgcaattttaaaaaaatgtttttttcttctaatttaattaaaaaaaattaaaaactttggctaactttagtattattattttataaaaataaagttagccatctgaaaaaatttagaattttttttattgaaaaatttaccacaaaaaaaaattttatatgtagAAAACCTGAAAAACtccaagtgcaattttaaaaaaatatttttttgttctgatttaatttaaaaaaaaattaaaaacatcggctaactatattattattattttatatcatgGGTTAGGTCTAACCTTAATTTAAACGATAACCTTAACCTTCACATTGatttttaccttatataagtaaaaataaaatagttgaataaaattttaaagccgacttttaaattaatttactgttttttatttttctaaaattaactattttatcTTGGATGATTTTGTATTCAgattatttgattaatataCAAGTGTAGTAATTGTTCCTGAATGGATCAGTAGATATCAGTTGTGATAAACCAATTGATCAATCATTCTTATTATATTATCGTAAATGTCagtcatatttattattatcttcagatatttatgattttgtttattttcaaaaaatattaaaattattttccaaaataagattaaaaaattccatcaaaTCTGCCGTCCattgtctttttttattaattaccgGGAATAATATAATATCTGGAGTAAAATATGTGTTTATTCAGAGGGCACGGCACCTAATACATCCTTAGCGTTGTATACATACGAATACACGTAAGTGTGTACCAAGCAATGTGTGTGTacttacacagtaaaaattgcgtCACGTTTACTATACGGTGATGATGTCAGCCTACCGGTTCTTTACTACCAGGCTCAAAAATGTCAGTCGAGCGTCTCCCGGCTATTTTTGacattgttcattttttttaatgattattctTAACTTTGTTCCAATTAAATTCAAGTAATTACGATGAACAATCAATAGgtcgaaaattttattttagttttattactgatatttatttttatatataaatgaatattaagtAGGTAGAGATAGATTGAAAAGTGTTAATGGGcctgataaaaataaagtagaataaaatattgtgTTTATATTGAGCATACAAATCAAAATACGAACTTGAcatatgaatgaatttttataccaACATAGGTGACATCACCTTGCTATTTCATCATCACTATTTTTGCGTAAATCTTGAATTAATTTCATagattctttttattttttttttttttctattttatcgtTATCTATAAttcatgtcattttttttattttaaagtattaTCTATTTCagatactaattaattttttttttctttttaatcgGGTATTTtccaacaattaaaaatacaacaacaataataataataataataatgtaagaATTATTATCTACTATGACAAAATAACATTCTAAAAAACGTCgatacatttaaaataaaatatttctaataCTTGagacttaataataataataatatagtttATTTACTAGCTCAAaagctattttaaaattttactaaattaattaaatatatataaaaaaaaatcgggtaTGTAAAATCGTGGTATTATtacaaagaattaaaattcaattccgagtatcataaaaaataattatgtaaaattatttataatttattgtattaaaaaaattttattaatttgaaaaaaaaaaattaaaattatttcttcatgtctaataaaaaatttaataaatctaaaatatttaccgcgataatttattaaaataatatttatttataaaaaaatacaacattaatattatatgctatattattttattaaaaaaattttattaattaaaaaaaaaggtttaaaaatatttcttcatgtctaataaaaaatttaatgtatctaaaatatttaccgcgataatttattaaaataatatttatttataaaaaaatacaacattaatattatattattaatattatttactatattactttattcaaaaaattttattaatttaaaaaaaaagatttaaaattatttcatgtctctaataaaaaatttaatatatctaaaatatttaccgcaataatttatcgaaatatttatttataaaaaaatcaacattaatattatttgctatattatttaattaaaaaaaaaaagtttaaaaatatttcttcatgtctaataaaaaatttactataactaaaatatttaccgcgataatttattaaaataatatttacttaaaaaaaaaaaaaaaaaaaaaaacattaatataatattacattaaaaaaaatgacaacgTCAAAGATAAAGTACttccattatttaatttagcaaaacaaaagaaaatatgaAATTCATACAAACTATTTTACCCCTTGCAGAGTTAACTGGCATGTTTTTTCTCCAACTTTTATtagtgtttatttttttttttttttttcatttctcaGAAAAGGCGTCGAAAATTCTTACGGTTGATGATGCATAGAATTAACTGTACAGACGCTGTAATTCTTTTTTACATCAACCTCGTTACGTTGCTCTAATGATTATTTCACAAAGCGAGAATGGAGATATATCCCTGGAGTAtagaattacaaaaaaaaaaaaaaaaaaaaaaaaaaagtaaatgtgAAGCTACATTGAGTAGAGTAACAAACAGATTCTTCCATCACATTAAATCTCCAATATCATCGTTATTGCTGTTGTCATAATCATAAAGAATATAAAGATGATGTCATTTGTAGCGTAAGCGTACTATCAATTCCTAATTAACCATGAGCTTACTATCAAACTCACGTCTGTTTATTCAGGTAAACTTGTTCAGTGAAAACCCGAGTAATGTAAATGATTAACGATGTACAATCGGCGTACATATACAATATTGCTACCGCTACCAGTTGGTCAGATTGGCGGGACATAAAATTCTCAATGTGGGTCGTATCGCTGGAAATAGCTGCCGCTAGTCATGCAACTAATCCAACcatcttctttatttttttcttcttttatgattttttatcacgactgtatttatttaatatcaccGCGATGgttatttttagtttcaaatgctttgattattattattattattgttgttgttgttgttgttgttattgatGTTGTAgtaatgatgataattaattgACCTGTGAagaatttattacaataaatttcaaataaatattttggtgGGTTTGTCATCATGAAATCATTCTCGTTTATGGCACACGCAAGTGGGCCAAGGATACGCAGGTAGATACTGCAGACAACTTAAAGACGTGAGTTATCATTGATATGAGGTCATTTGCTGTCTTATTTTATGATCAAAGGAAATTTCTATTAAGTATTTCTATGGagaggaatttttaaaaagatataCTCTCACTATCATCGATTTCCTCGTGAccttgatagaaaaaaaaaaaaaaaacacttgagCTACTTGTGGTTTATCGCTGgctttaattattcatttcaattttatcttgGAATTTAAACTaagttattatattttattatttaatctatattataaagagaataagcgaaattttgttgccagtgtatttatatgataaaatgggtttttatggttaaatttagtatcgttggaaaagtcttgacccggagttgtgcctttttataggttcatatcattctcaccaatagttaatttataatgataaatatgaaatatataaaaaatgtcatgtgggtacttaaattaaaggtcccgatgagtgtaacatcgaaatgagtttatatttaaaaaaatgtcaataattaagaaatcaccttgtatcttgtgaactattgacattttttaagatataagctcaccccgacattacactcatcgaaaccttttatttgagtacccacataaattttttcatatatctatatatattatataaatgtatagatgaaaaatatatcaaaatgcatgtgggtactcaaatgaaagctcatgatgagtgtaacatcagaatgagtttatatctttaaaaatatcaataattaagaaatgaccttgtatcttgtgtacaattgacatttttaaagatataagctcatcccgatgttacactcatcaagacctttcatttgagtacccacatcattttttcatatatttatatatatcatatatatgtatatatgaaaaatatatcataatgcatgtgggtattcaaatgaaagctcttgatgagtgtaacatcagaatgcgtttatatctttaaaaatatcaataattaagaaatgaccttgtatcttgtgtacaattgtcatttttaaagatataagctcatcccgatgttacactcatcaagacctttcatttgagtacccacatcattttttcatatatttatatatatcatatatatgtatatatgaaaaatatatcataatgcatatgggtactcaaatgaaagctcttgatgagtgtaacatcaagataagcttatatctttaaaaacttcaatagttaaaaaagtacagtgcaatttaacaaaagtcattatttaataaagcaaaattttatttatttatggttcATAAATCAcggaagtcacatagtgactgctaggttgctagtaaatcttgataataattaaaaaaaaatatttttattgacataatttataaaatttttggttataatttttagattggAGAAGAAGACAAAGGATCTTCAGATTTCCGAGCGTAATGCAATCCTGTACGAGACACGGTACAACGACCTGCAATCACAGTACAACCAGATCCAAGCTGAGCGTAAGAAACACCAAGAGCATGAGCGTGAAATGGAGAAAGAAATTGAGCGTTTGAAAGCATTGCTGGATGATGCGCGTAAACACCTGGAAGAGGAGACGCTTCAGCGAATTGATCTGGAGAATAACATCCAAAGCATGAAAGAGGATATCAGTTTTAAGGACCAGATCTTCCAGCAAGAGCTGACGGAAACTCGAAGCCGTCGCCAAGTCGAGATATCGGAGATCGACGGTAGGCTTGCAGAGCAGTATGAAGCTAAATTGCAACAGTCTTTGCAGGAGTTGAGAGACCAGTATGAGGCGCAGATGCGATCCAACAGAGAAGAAATTGAGCTTCTTTATGAAAACAAGATTAAAAACTTGACCTCACACGCTCAGCGTAATTCCGGAGCAGCTAGTGTCGCGGTTGAAGAGCTTCGCCAGACAAGGACTCGCATTGATACTCTCAACCAGCGCATCACCGAACTTGAGACGCTGAACAACAATCTTAATTCGCGTATTCGGGAATTGGAGAATTTCCGCGAAAGTGAGAGAGCTAAGCACGCCGAGGGTCTGGCTTCTCTTGAAGCAGAGCTTGCACGTATGCGTGATGAAATGGCCCAGCAGCTACAAGAGTACCAGGATCTTATGGACATCAAGGTTGGATTAGATTTGGAGATTGCTGCTTACAGGAAATTGCTAGAGTCTGAAGAAGTTAGGCTTAATATAACACCAGCTCACAGTTCTTCAATGTCTACCTCCAGTAGAAGCACTCCGTCAAGATACACTCCGGTTCGTGGAGGAAAACGTAAGAGGACTTTGATGGAAGAAAGTGAAGAACGCAGCACCAATGATTACAGCGTTTCCACTTCAGCACGTGGTGATATTGAAATTGCTGAGGCTGACCCACAAGGTCGCTTTGTCAAGCTTGTTAATAAAGGCAACAaggtatttttaaatcaattatttattaatttttttttttaataatttattttttgatcattaattttttaataatttattttttaataatttattttttgatcattcattttttaataatttattttttaataattaattttttaataattaatttcttaataattagttttttaataattaatttttcaatagttaattttttaatagttaatttttttagtaatttattttttaataatttaatttttaataattaattttttcataattaattttttcataattaattttttaataattaattttttaacacttaattttttaataattaataggaAGTCTCACTTAGCGGCTGGCAAATAATACGAAAGGCAGATTCTCACGAGACAATTTTCAAGTTTCACCGAACAGCTAAATTAGAAGGAGGAGCAAATGTCATGGTATGGTCATCTGATATTGGAGCAACCCATGAACCACCATCAAATATTGTCATGAAGGGACAAAAATGGTTCACTGGAGATTCTATGACAACAAATCTTCTTAACAACGAAGGcgaggtaaaaaaaaattttatatttttatttatttccaatataaaaaattttcttaagagGTTACTATATGGGTTtcactttttcaaaaaaattgatttttttttcaatgttttat
Coding sequences within it:
- the LOC123260217 gene encoding lamin-C-like isoform X2; the encoded protein is MSTKSSKKSTASSAAASSSINMSNVQSPQPSTSTPIGRRPGSPLSPTRYSRLQEKHDLQNLNDRLACYIEKVRHLETENSRLTREVQTKEEVVTREVSNIKSMYEHELSDARKLLDETAKERAKLEIDTKRLWDDNEDFKAKLEKKTKDLQISERNAILYETRYNDLQSQYNQIQAERKKHQEHEREMEKEIERLKALLDDARKHLEEETLQRIDLENNIQSMKEDISFKDQIFQQELTETRSRRQVEISEIDGRLAEQYEAKLQQSLQELRDQYEAQMRSNREEIELLYENKIKNLTSHAQRNSGAASVAVEELRQTRTRIDTLNQRITELETLNNNLNSRIRELENFRESERAKHAEGLASLEAELARMRDEMAQQLQEYQDLMDIKVGLDLEIAAYRKLLESEEVRLNITPAHSSSMSTSSRSTPSRYTPVRGGKRKRTLMEESEERSTNDYSVSTSARGDIEIAEADPQGRFVKLVNKGNKEVSLSGWQIIRKADSHETIFKFHRTAKLEGGANVMVWSSDIGATHEPPSNIVMKGQKWFTGDSMTTNLLNNEGEEMATSERKRQHLSTTMSRHREMGFRESEDMHLQKRFFSYN
- the LOC123260217 gene encoding lamin Dm0-like isoform X1, with protein sequence MSTKSSKKSTASSAAASSSINMSNVQSPQPSTSTPIGRRPGSPLSPTRYSRLQEKHDLQNLNDRLACYIEKVRHLETENSRLTREVQTKEEVVTREVSNIKSMYEHELSDARKLLDETAKERAKLEIDTKRLWDDNEDFKAKLEKKTKDLQISERNAILYETRYNDLQSQYNQIQAERKKHQEHEREMEKEIERLKALLDDARKHLEEETLQRIDLENNIQSMKEDISFKDQIFQQELTETRSRRQVEISEIDGRLAEQYEAKLQQSLQELRDQYEAQMRSNREEIELLYENKIKNLTSHAQRNSGAASVAVEELRQTRTRIDTLNQRITELETLNNNLNSRIRELENFRESERAKHAEGLASLEAELARMRDEMAQQLQEYQDLMDIKVGLDLEIAAYRKLLESEEVRLNITPAHSSSMSTSSRSTPSRYTPVRGGKRKRTLMEESEERSTNDYSVSTSARGDIEIAEADPQGRFVKLVNKGNKEVSLSGWQIIRKADSHETIFKFHRTAKLEGGANVMVWSSDIGATHEPPSNIVMKGQKWFTGDSMTTNLLNNEGEEMATSERKRQHLSTTMSRHREMGFRESEDMHLQGDPQGQNERCRIM